One genomic segment of Candidatus Rokuibacteriota bacterium includes these proteins:
- a CDS encoding dienelactone hydrolase family protein — protein sequence MDHSKGQMVTLKAEDGHLLSAYRAAPAGKPKAGLVVIQEIFGVNSHIKKVSDGFAADGYVALAPAIFDRAERGFETGYQPADIERGRGVRGKIDINDMIKDIRAAVGSLAAEGLKVGVVGYCLGGTLAWLAATRIDGVSCAVSYYGGGIAETAAEKPRCPVLFHFGETDQSIPPDHHAKIRAAHPTLPLHVYLTAGHGFNCDERGAYHAPSAALARTRTMEFLAKHL from the coding sequence ATGGATCACAGCAAAGGTCAGATGGTCACGCTCAAGGCCGAGGACGGCCACTTGCTTTCCGCCTACCGCGCCGCGCCAGCGGGCAAGCCCAAGGCCGGCCTCGTCGTCATCCAGGAGATCTTCGGCGTCAACTCCCACATCAAGAAGGTGTCAGACGGGTTCGCGGCGGATGGCTACGTCGCCCTGGCGCCGGCCATCTTCGACCGCGCCGAGCGCGGCTTCGAGACCGGCTACCAGCCCGCCGACATCGAGCGCGGGCGCGGCGTCCGCGGCAAGATCGACATCAACGACATGATCAAGGACATCCGCGCGGCCGTCGGCTCGCTCGCCGCGGAGGGCCTCAAGGTCGGCGTGGTCGGTTACTGCCTCGGCGGCACGCTCGCCTGGCTTGCCGCCACGCGCATCGATGGCGTGAGCTGCGCCGTCAGCTACTATGGCGGCGGCATCGCCGAGACCGCGGCCGAGAAACCGCGCTGCCCCGTCCTCTTCCACTTCGGCGAGACCGACCAGTCCATCCCGCCGGATCACCACGCGAAGATCCGCGCCGCGCACCCCACACTGCCCCTGCACGTCTATTTGACGGCGGGGCACGGCTTCAACTGCGACGAGCGCGGCGCCTACCACGCGCCCAGCGCGGCGCTCGCGCGCACGCGGACGATGGAGTTCCTGGCCAAGCACCTGTAG
- a CDS encoding MFS transporter, whose translation MAAAALARLVLNTARRFAYPFAPALARGLDVPLTSVTSLIALNQGAGLLGPFLGPLADRWGPRAMMLVGLASLCCGMIAAAALPIYATVLVALLLAGVGKSCFDPAIQAYVGARVPWETRGLAIGLVEFAWAGSTLVGIPLIGWLIGRFGWRSPFLLLAALAAASFTLLVLLLPRVPSARGAGPAGIGLTQAWRLLVGRRPALGALGYSVCFTMANDSLFVVYGAWLERDFRLPLAALGSATIVIGAAELLAESLIVFLADRVGLVRAAVGGVALTAVAYLLLPAVSRTLPLALAALFLAFLAFEFTVVTAMGLFTEVLPGARGTMMGMLAATSGTGRMLGALMGGYVWLWGGLAATGAVAAALSLLALGSLVWGLRGWHPRPV comes from the coding sequence TTGGCAGCGGCCGCGCTCGCGCGCCTTGTCCTCAACACGGCGCGGCGCTTCGCCTATCCCTTCGCGCCGGCCTTGGCGCGAGGGCTCGACGTGCCGCTCACCAGCGTGACCTCGCTCATCGCCCTCAACCAGGGGGCGGGGCTCCTGGGCCCGTTCCTGGGCCCGCTCGCCGACCGGTGGGGGCCGCGGGCGATGATGCTGGTGGGCCTAGCAAGTCTCTGTTGCGGCATGATCGCGGCGGCGGCGCTGCCGATCTACGCCACGGTGCTCGTGGCGCTCCTGCTCGCCGGGGTCGGGAAGAGTTGCTTCGACCCGGCGATCCAGGCGTATGTCGGCGCGCGCGTCCCCTGGGAGACGCGCGGGCTCGCCATCGGCCTCGTCGAGTTCGCCTGGGCGGGCAGCACACTCGTGGGCATTCCGCTGATCGGCTGGCTCATCGGCCGCTTCGGCTGGCGCTCGCCCTTTCTCCTTCTGGCCGCGCTCGCCGCCGCGAGCTTCACGCTCCTGGTGCTTCTCTTGCCGCGCGTCCCGTCGGCGCGAGGGGCCGGGCCCGCCGGCATCGGCCTGACCCAGGCGTGGCGGCTTCTCGTAGGGCGGCGCCCCGCGCTGGGAGCTCTCGGCTACAGCGTCTGCTTCACCATGGCGAATGATTCGCTCTTCGTCGTCTACGGCGCCTGGCTCGAGAGGGATTTCCGGCTGCCGCTGGCGGCCTTGGGCTCGGCGACGATCGTGATCGGCGCGGCCGAGCTCCTGGCCGAGTCGCTGATCGTGTTCCTCGCCGATCGCGTAGGCCTCGTGCGCGCGGCCGTGGGCGGCGTCGCCCTGACGGCGGTGGCGTATCTCCTGCTTCCGGCCGTGTCGCGGACGCTCCCGCTGGCCCTCGCCGCGCTCTTCCTGGCCTTTCTCGCCTTCGAGTTCACCGTGGTGACGGCCATGGGACTTTTCACTGAAGTGCTGCCGGGCGCGCGCGGGACCATGATGGGTATGCTCGCCGCCACCTCCGGCACGGGGCGCATGCTGGGCGCTCTCATGGGCGGCTACGTCTGGCTGTGGGGCGGGCTTGCCGCCACGGGCGCGGTCGCCGCGGCGCTGTCGCTGCTCGCGCTGGGCTCCCTCGTCTGGGGACTTCGCGGCTGGCACCCGCGCCCCGTATGA
- a CDS encoding thioesterase family protein, protein MTGDIRAPFDVYRNRVRPEWIDHNGHMNMGYYVVVFDLATDEFFRSIGLDEAYRRASRVTTFALEAHVTYHREVREGDPLRFTTLLLGHDAKRLHYFHQMHHAEEGYLAATNELMSLHVSGETRRGAPMAPEILERLRLVQTAHDRLPRPPQVGRRLGLSTPPTTR, encoded by the coding sequence GTGACTGGAGACATCCGGGCGCCGTTCGACGTGTACCGCAACCGTGTGCGACCCGAGTGGATAGACCACAACGGCCACATGAACATGGGCTACTACGTGGTGGTGTTCGATCTCGCCACCGACGAGTTCTTCCGCTCGATCGGCCTCGACGAGGCGTACCGACGCGCCTCCCGCGTGACCACCTTCGCGCTCGAGGCCCACGTGACCTACCATCGCGAGGTCCGCGAGGGTGACCCGCTGCGCTTCACCACGCTGCTCCTCGGCCACGACGCCAAGCGCCTGCACTACTTCCACCAGATGCACCACGCGGAGGAGGGCTACCTCGCCGCGACCAACGAGCTGATGTCGCTCCACGTCAGCGGGGAGACGCGACGGGGCGCGCCGATGGCGCCCGAGATCCTCGAGCGGCTGCGCCTGGTCCAAACGGCTCACGACCGGCTCCCGCGCCCGCCCCAGGTGGGCCGCCGGCTTGGCCTTTCCACGCCCCCTACGACGCGCTGA